From a single Desulfoplanes formicivorans genomic region:
- a CDS encoding NAD-glutamate dehydrogenase domain-containing protein, whose protein sequence is MPDSVHTSVTQSTLETLKQTMAHEADQITPWFYANMHPYYFKSHTREEVLTHLHGIVSGQVTTMNRTLTLRSPCKTRVTYINPGTATKDMVDILEGLKGTNLQTARIYTSADKAITLCTFHQAPQKLADPDDPSMHKALAKLKELSLVPASEEDSFSSFLTCASLDYIEKFDPQRAARHYEIIRQIRGTERVHVTMEPLPNNQDRITIAMTEPMQDGMLLEVIKILNRADVRIHRAYADLFDLGQEGNVGIVSLYVSCANGEPASTGHCSAILKQELAWIKWLQPGDLERFADDHGCTLAQVALIQASCLFVHQFLHRKDKYAYTLNRIRQTVLKHPEATRALVDYFEARFDPQETRRNDRVQTARASATQILDTIPQDLEQSILQCILQFMDHVLKTNYYVTNRFGLGFRLDPAMLKDLFEGELPYGIFFFIGPRFHGFHVRYRDMARGGVRVVRTRNKEHFELENARLFDEATALASSQQLKNKDIPEGGSKAVLLLAPNGSVDLAVKSMTNTLLDMIISTRELTSPDNVVDYLGHHEIIYLGPDENILPRHIDWIVERAEKRGYPWARAFMSSKPGAGINHKEYGVTSLGVIVFMEEILKTLGIDPSKDVFRVKMTGGPAGDVAGNCLRILLAKYPETVRIVAMTDGHGAIFDPEGLDHEELKRLLDQGERCNAFSPHKLHSPEGLVVDASTPEGAKIRNNLHNTAQAEVFIPAGGRPDTINAKNWGQFLLPDGTPSAKAIVEGANIFISREARDHLQEAGVIFLHGSSANKTGVICSSYEVLAGLILSADEFLAIKKEYIAQVLTILEHRARSEARMLTREFRYSGGKTPMTEISFAASREINELGDMISDILAEHVSDLHGDPDLCELILDYCPPVLVAKYRDRIISDIPVRHQFALLGAVFASSMVYREGLGWLKRISKLRNILDVIHADLQERKHLRRIEKIIASSNLDDRETILNIVRSRGQRYLTTTRLGLEN, encoded by the coding sequence ATGCCCGATTCCGTTCATACCTCAGTAACCCAATCGACTCTGGAAACCCTGAAGCAGACCATGGCTCACGAAGCAGACCAAATAACACCATGGTTCTATGCCAACATGCACCCCTACTACTTCAAGAGCCATACCCGGGAAGAAGTTCTGACCCATCTGCACGGCATTGTGTCCGGACAGGTGACAACCATGAACAGAACACTGACCTTACGAAGTCCCTGCAAGACCAGGGTGACCTACATCAACCCGGGAACAGCCACCAAGGATATGGTGGACATCCTTGAGGGATTGAAAGGAACCAACCTGCAGACAGCGCGCATTTATACCAGTGCCGACAAGGCCATCACCCTGTGCACCTTTCATCAGGCCCCCCAAAAACTGGCCGACCCGGATGATCCAAGCATGCATAAGGCCCTGGCCAAGCTCAAGGAACTTTCCCTGGTGCCTGCCAGCGAAGAAGATTCATTTTCCTCGTTCCTGACCTGCGCCTCCCTGGACTACATCGAAAAGTTCGACCCCCAACGGGCTGCCAGGCATTACGAGATCATCCGCCAGATAAGGGGCACGGAACGGGTTCACGTCACCATGGAACCCCTGCCCAACAACCAGGACCGTATCACTATTGCCATGACCGAGCCCATGCAGGACGGCATGCTCCTTGAAGTGATCAAAATCCTCAACCGAGCCGATGTCCGCATTCACCGGGCCTATGCGGATCTTTTCGATCTCGGCCAGGAAGGCAACGTGGGCATCGTCAGTCTGTATGTGAGCTGTGCCAATGGCGAACCGGCTTCCACGGGACATTGCTCGGCCATACTCAAACAGGAGCTTGCATGGATCAAATGGCTGCAGCCGGGCGACCTGGAACGCTTTGCCGACGATCACGGGTGTACCCTGGCACAGGTCGCACTCATTCAGGCGTCCTGCCTGTTCGTGCATCAGTTTTTGCACCGCAAGGACAAATATGCCTATACGTTGAACCGTATTCGCCAAACCGTTCTCAAGCATCCGGAAGCAACCCGGGCGCTGGTGGACTATTTTGAAGCCAGATTCGATCCCCAGGAAACCCGCAGAAACGACCGGGTCCAAACCGCCCGGGCATCGGCCACCCAGATCCTTGATACCATTCCCCAGGATCTGGAGCAGTCCATCCTCCAATGCATCCTGCAGTTCATGGATCACGTTCTCAAGACCAACTATTACGTGACAAACAGGTTTGGTCTGGGTTTTCGCCTGGACCCGGCCATGCTCAAGGACCTGTTCGAGGGGGAACTTCCCTACGGCATATTCTTTTTTATCGGCCCCCGCTTTCATGGATTCCATGTCAGATACCGGGACATGGCCCGGGGTGGGGTCAGGGTTGTGCGTACCCGAAACAAGGAACATTTCGAACTGGAGAACGCACGCCTGTTCGACGAGGCAACCGCCCTGGCCAGTTCCCAGCAGCTCAAAAACAAGGACATTCCCGAGGGCGGATCCAAGGCGGTACTGCTCCTGGCCCCCAACGGTTCCGTGGATCTGGCGGTCAAGAGCATGACCAACACCCTCCTGGACATGATCATTTCTACCAGGGAGCTCACCTCACCTGACAACGTGGTCGACTATCTGGGACACCATGAAATCATCTATCTCGGCCCCGACGAGAACATTCTCCCCCGACACATCGACTGGATCGTGGAAAGGGCTGAAAAGCGCGGCTATCCATGGGCCCGGGCGTTCATGAGCTCCAAACCGGGTGCCGGGATCAACCACAAAGAATACGGTGTCACCAGTCTCGGAGTAATCGTTTTCATGGAAGAGATTCTGAAAACCCTGGGAATAGATCCGTCCAAGGATGTTTTCAGAGTCAAGATGACGGGCGGACCTGCCGGGGACGTGGCCGGAAACTGCCTGCGTATCCTCCTTGCTAAGTATCCAGAAACAGTACGCATCGTGGCCATGACGGACGGCCACGGGGCCATCTTTGATCCTGAGGGACTTGATCATGAAGAACTCAAGCGGCTGCTTGATCAGGGAGAACGATGCAATGCCTTCTCCCCACACAAACTCCACTCTCCCGAAGGCCTGGTTGTGGACGCCTCAACTCCCGAGGGCGCCAAGATCCGCAACAATCTGCACAATACGGCCCAAGCCGAGGTGTTCATTCCGGCAGGCGGCCGACCCGACACCATCAACGCCAAAAACTGGGGACAATTCCTGCTTCCTGACGGTACCCCCTCGGCCAAGGCCATTGTTGAAGGAGCGAATATTTTCATCTCTCGGGAAGCCCGGGACCACCTCCAGGAAGCCGGAGTCATCTTCCTGCACGGCTCGTCGGCCAACAAAACCGGCGTGATCTGTTCGTCGTATGAAGTTCTGGCAGGACTCATTCTTTCGGCCGATGAATTTCTTGCCATCAAAAAGGAGTACATAGCCCAGGTTTTGACCATCCTTGAACACCGGGCCCGGTCCGAAGCCAGGATGCTGACCAGGGAATTCCGATATTCCGGGGGCAAGACCCCCATGACCGAAATCTCCTTTGCCGCTTCACGCGAGATCAACGAACTCGGTGACATGATCAGCGATATTCTGGCCGAGCATGTCTCGGATCTTCACGGAGATCCCGACCTGTGTGAACTCATCCTGGATTATTGTCCGCCCGTACTGGTTGCAAAATACCGGGATCGAATCATCTCGGACATCCCGGTCCGGCATCAATTCGCCCTGCTCGGAGCCGTGTTCGCATCGTCCATGGTGTACCGCGAAGGCCTGGGCTGGCTCAAGCGGATCAGCAAACTGAGGAACATTCTGGACGTGATCCATGCGGATTTGCAGGAACGCAAACATCTTCGACGCATTGAGAAAATCATTGCCTCCTCGAACCTTGACGACCGGGAGACCATTTTAAACATCGTCAGATCCCGGGGGCAAAGGTATCTGACAACGACGCGACTGGGACTGGAAAACTAG
- a CDS encoding sigma-54-dependent transcriptional regulator has product MPRLLIVDDDPEFLNALGRVLTHMGQRHVGTRSLAEGIKEVFAHPYDLVLLDVILPDGNGLEAIRHFQMAPSSPEVVIITEYGDGDGAELALRNGAWDYIEKPIAMTTLRTILKRSLEYRNKKKEFLSHKTVRRDKIIGTSRQLIASLEQLARAARSKGNVLITGETGTGKELFARAIHDNSDRRDGRMVVVDCTNLPRELRESLLFGHVKGAFTGAHESKIGLFKNADGGTIFLDEVAELASPLQKSMLRVLQEGRFRPVGANVEVSSSFRVIAATNQNLRKMVEDGVFRKDLYYRLNAHNLHLHPLRERKEDIPVLTRHYMEEICNEYGIALKSVSRELMRVLCRYTWPGNVRELVNTVYACIDNALNEKIIYPHHLPLDIRVAVAKSSFSGNGGHSPLEKELDVTDPQIYIPELEPENLPTLKEVRNKTISTLEVSYLSALARVSCGNVSKACSISGLSRARLYELFKKHDLNIRHGRAFT; this is encoded by the coding sequence ATGCCTCGTTTACTCATTGTGGATGATGATCCTGAATTTTTGAACGCACTCGGTCGCGTATTGACCCACATGGGACAACGTCATGTGGGCACAAGGTCTCTTGCCGAAGGTATAAAGGAGGTCTTTGCCCATCCGTATGATCTTGTTTTGTTGGATGTGATTTTGCCTGATGGCAACGGATTGGAGGCGATCAGACATTTCCAGATGGCACCTTCCTCTCCGGAAGTGGTCATCATTACGGAATATGGTGATGGGGATGGTGCCGAGTTGGCACTGCGCAACGGGGCCTGGGACTATATTGAAAAACCCATTGCCATGACAACGTTGCGGACAATCTTGAAGCGTTCTCTGGAATACAGGAACAAGAAAAAGGAATTTCTCAGTCACAAGACCGTGCGAAGGGACAAGATAATCGGTACGAGCAGACAACTTATTGCTTCGCTGGAACAGCTTGCCAGAGCGGCACGCAGCAAGGGGAACGTGCTCATAACCGGTGAAACAGGAACCGGGAAAGAACTTTTTGCGCGGGCCATTCACGACAACAGCGATCGCAGGGACGGGCGCATGGTTGTTGTTGACTGCACGAATTTGCCCAGGGAACTGCGGGAGTCACTGCTTTTTGGTCATGTCAAGGGCGCTTTTACCGGGGCTCATGAATCGAAAATCGGATTGTTCAAGAATGCCGATGGAGGAACGATTTTTCTCGATGAAGTAGCCGAGCTCGCTTCCCCCCTTCAAAAATCCATGCTTCGGGTGTTGCAGGAAGGGCGATTTCGTCCTGTGGGCGCCAATGTCGAGGTTTCGAGCAGTTTCAGGGTCATAGCCGCAACCAATCAGAACCTGCGGAAAATGGTCGAGGATGGTGTCTTTCGCAAGGATTTGTATTATCGTCTGAACGCCCATAATTTGCATTTGCATCCCTTGCGGGAACGCAAGGAGGACATCCCTGTATTGACCCGGCATTACATGGAAGAGATCTGCAATGAGTACGGCATTGCCCTGAAATCGGTTTCAAGGGAATTGATGCGTGTTCTCTGTCGCTATACCTGGCCGGGAAACGTGCGTGAGCTGGTCAATACGGTGTATGCCTGCATTGATAACGCGTTGAATGAAAAGATAATCTACCCTCACCACCTTCCCCTTGACATTCGGGTGGCCGTGGCCAAGTCTTCCTTTTCCGGTAACGGCGGCCACAGCCCCTTGGAGAAGGAGCTGGATGTGACCGATCCCCAGATCTATATTCCGGAGCTGGAACCGGAAAACCTGCCTACCCTTAAAGAGGTCCGCAACAAAACGATTTCCACCCTTGAAGTTTCCTACCTGAGTGCCCTTGCCAGGGTTTCCTGTGGCAATGTCAGCAAGGCCTGCTCCATTTCAGGACTTTCCAGGGCCCGCCTTTATGAACTGTTCAAGAAGCATGATCTGAATATTCGCCATGGCAGGGCCTTCACCTAG
- a CDS encoding polysaccharide biosynthesis/export family protein, whose product MFVLRPLLASLFICLFCLPVHGMAQTLPTFVLGPEDVLDISVWRDETLSRKVMIMPDGKFSFPLIGDIQASGHTVSEVRDMIQEKIKKFVPDAPVSVVMDEIKSPKVYIVGKVNKQGTFVMEGTPLSVVQLIALSGGLTPFAEGDDIHVLREVNGKQTAIPVDYEKIIQGKDLESNIVLKPGDTVVVP is encoded by the coding sequence ATGTTCGTCCTTCGCCCGCTTCTCGCCAGTCTCTTCATTTGTCTGTTCTGCCTGCCCGTGCACGGCATGGCCCAGACCCTGCCAACCTTTGTACTCGGTCCCGAAGATGTTCTGGATATCTCCGTATGGAGGGATGAAACCCTCAGCAGAAAGGTCATGATCATGCCCGACGGCAAATTCTCCTTTCCCCTTATCGGCGATATCCAGGCCAGCGGCCACACGGTAAGCGAAGTCCGGGACATGATTCAGGAAAAAATCAAAAAATTCGTCCCTGATGCACCCGTGAGCGTGGTCATGGATGAAATCAAAAGTCCCAAGGTGTACATTGTGGGCAAGGTCAACAAGCAGGGCACCTTTGTCATGGAAGGAACACCCTTGAGCGTTGTGCAGCTCATTGCTCTTTCGGGTGGGCTGACTCCTTTTGCCGAAGGAGACGACATCCACGTGCTGAGGGAAGTCAACGGCAAACAAACCGCCATTCCCGTGGATTATGAAAAAATCATCCAAGGCAAGGACCTTGAGTCCAATATCGTTCTCAAACCCGGTGATACCGTGGTTGTTCCCTGA
- a CDS encoding GumC family protein: MHSFKKVFKRRKWYFIIPLCSIIIISIFIAFVIPPKYTSKATILIETQVVPEDLVRSTITGLIEARLHSLSQRVLSVPNLSKIIDQYGLYENIRANHTNQELVEKLRQSIELTPITTQWGKRSDQLATTAFEIGFTGRDPQTVAKVTSKLTSIFLEANVHDREAKAQTTVDFLTKQQQSLRMEIAEKEQAIAAFKNKHPSELPEMIQSNRNTMERLAQQIELKESELRRITDHKALLEGQLATIDPYIFDNASDTDVATLKRRYTALKATLSENHPDMLILKNKIAALEHDSTGYDNRPDLQAELQELQAQKVILEKQYSSLHPDLIALNKKIKTLKEQLALPQESVTPSQAPKLRPNNPVYLNTAHQIQKIAIDIRETKKDLRDLKKNYALYAKRVENTPRIEQEYKALMRGYANAQQQFETISARLMVAQQALMLEEDRMAEKMTIISPPFVPEKPSSPNRLAILFLGCALAFAGGLAMVAVAENLDHSVHDAHELAELAGQPVMAVIPVIATSREKMFRKMKMFAIPSGIILTVVAGLLVVHLFYRPLNVLWIQLSHKFNIMF; this comes from the coding sequence ATGCACAGTTTCAAAAAAGTTTTTAAAAGAAGAAAGTGGTACTTTATCATTCCCCTATGCAGCATCATCATTATTTCCATCTTCATAGCCTTTGTCATTCCACCCAAATACACATCAAAGGCAACCATTCTTATTGAAACGCAAGTGGTTCCTGAAGATCTTGTCCGGTCCACCATCACGGGGCTCATTGAAGCACGACTGCACAGTCTGTCCCAACGTGTTCTCAGTGTTCCCAATCTGTCCAAAATCATTGACCAATATGGATTGTACGAAAACATTCGTGCGAACCATACCAATCAGGAACTGGTGGAAAAACTTCGTCAAAGCATCGAGTTGACCCCCATTACCACCCAGTGGGGCAAGAGAAGTGACCAGCTTGCCACCACGGCCTTTGAAATCGGATTCACTGGGCGTGATCCCCAAACGGTTGCCAAGGTCACCAGCAAGCTGACCTCGATATTTCTCGAAGCCAACGTGCATGACAGGGAGGCCAAGGCCCAGACAACAGTGGACTTTCTAACCAAGCAACAGCAATCCCTGCGCATGGAAATAGCGGAAAAGGAACAAGCCATTGCCGCTTTCAAAAACAAGCATCCATCTGAACTGCCCGAAATGATTCAAAGTAATCGCAACACCATGGAAAGACTGGCGCAGCAGATCGAACTCAAGGAGAGTGAACTGCGACGGATCACGGACCACAAGGCTCTTCTTGAGGGGCAGTTGGCAACCATTGATCCCTACATCTTTGACAATGCATCAGACACGGATGTTGCAACGCTCAAGCGTCGTTATACAGCGCTCAAGGCGACCCTTTCAGAGAACCATCCCGATATGCTCATCCTCAAAAACAAGATTGCCGCCCTGGAGCATGACTCAACAGGGTACGACAACCGGCCCGACCTCCAGGCAGAATTGCAGGAATTGCAGGCTCAAAAGGTCATCCTGGAAAAACAGTATTCCAGCCTGCACCCCGATCTGATCGCCCTGAACAAAAAGATCAAGACACTCAAGGAGCAACTGGCCCTTCCTCAGGAATCCGTTACCCCGTCACAAGCACCCAAACTCCGGCCCAACAACCCGGTGTATCTGAACACGGCCCACCAAATTCAGAAAATCGCCATTGATATCAGGGAAACCAAAAAAGATCTCCGGGACCTGAAAAAAAATTATGCGCTGTACGCCAAACGAGTGGAAAACACCCCCAGGATCGAACAGGAATACAAAGCGCTCATGCGGGGTTATGCCAACGCGCAACAACAATTCGAGACCATTTCGGCACGACTCATGGTCGCCCAACAGGCTCTCATGCTTGAAGAGGACCGGATGGCCGAAAAAATGACCATCATTTCTCCTCCTTTTGTTCCGGAAAAGCCTTCAAGCCCCAACAGGCTGGCGATTCTGTTCCTGGGATGCGCCCTGGCCTTTGCAGGGGGACTGGCCATGGTGGCCGTGGCGGAAAACCTTGATCACAGCGTGCATGATGCCCACGAGCTTGCGGAACTGGCTGGTCAGCCTGTCATGGCCGTCATTCCCGTAATAGCCACCTCACGGGAAAAGATGTTCAGGAAAATGAAGATGTTTGCGATCCCATCGGGAATCATCCTGACTGTTGTTGCCGGCCTGCTTGTCGTCCACCTGTTCTATCGGCCCCTCAATGTGCTCTGGATCCAGTTGAGTCACAAGTTCAATATCATGTTCTAG
- a CDS encoding polysaccharide biosynthesis tyrosine autokinase, with translation MSKIAKALEKAHQNQTSSEFLNASAYQDKAPSIQQKPIVYTKTRIHSLSSRDLEKFRIMTAIEDPDITDYYSLLRTQVMSRTRGRNQNALMVTSSIPREGKTTTAINLALSIARHAVQTSLLVDMDLRNPDISTYLGLDQRHGLTDYLINDISLDTLLVHPEGMENIVVLPAGKRSRESTELLSAPKMNSLVHELKTRYTDRYVIFDCPSLVNNPDALLFSSYVDAIILVVEEGNASKDKIKKALEMLNGKDVVGLVMNKAS, from the coding sequence ATGAGCAAAATCGCAAAGGCCCTTGAAAAAGCCCACCAGAATCAGACATCATCCGAATTTCTCAACGCTTCGGCGTACCAGGACAAGGCCCCTTCCATTCAACAAAAACCCATTGTCTATACGAAGACCCGAATCCATTCCCTGTCATCACGTGATCTGGAAAAATTCAGGATCATGACCGCCATTGAGGACCCGGACATCACGGATTATTATAGTCTGCTTCGTACGCAGGTCATGTCGCGAACCCGGGGACGCAATCAGAATGCGCTCATGGTCACCAGTTCCATACCTCGCGAAGGCAAAACCACAACGGCCATCAACCTGGCATTGAGCATTGCCCGCCATGCCGTGCAGACCTCCCTGCTCGTGGATATGGATCTTCGCAATCCGGACATCAGCACCTATCTGGGGCTTGATCAACGCCATGGACTTACCGACTACCTGATCAACGACATCTCACTGGACACCCTTCTGGTTCACCCCGAGGGCATGGAAAACATCGTTGTCCTGCCGGCAGGAAAACGCAGCAGGGAATCCACGGAACTGCTCAGCGCGCCGAAAATGAACTCATTGGTGCATGAGCTCAAGACAAGATATACCGACCGGTACGTCATTTTCGATTGTCCTTCACTGGTGAACAACCCCGATGCCCTCCTCTTTTCATCGTACGTAGACGCGATCATTCTTGTGGTGGAAGAGGGAAACGCCTCCAAGGACAAAATCAAAAAGGCCCTGGAAATGCTCAATGGGAAGGACGTTGTCGGCCTGGTCATGAACAAGGCTTCCTAG
- a CDS encoding XrtA/PEP-CTERM system-associated ATPase: protein MYKDFYGLTAKPFSIVPNPDCLYMTSKHQLALTYLQYGISENLGFILLTGEIGTGKTTLIRHILRQIDMNMEVAVIFNTQISGNQLIEMILSEFELPHEANDKSKNLDILNDFLIEKYAQNRKVVIVIDEAQNLSMEVLEEVRMLSNLQSESNMLLQIMLVGQPELKAKIKRPELAQLTQRIAVNYHLGPLSREEVGNYIAFRLDKAGGNPNLFTPQAVDLIHEFSGGIPRAINLLCDAALVYGFADELTSIEPAIIEQVAADKQGIGINSVATPGEPAPPNSLAKDQDASALLQRIATLERTVEKLSLQVQWQMQELENRATSFQDKLITTLKEQLKLEREKADASQIQYTRIKETYLALKRTIQASRKQDTQPTPVIQASLDKPSPVSLPHHDPAPPDDPEDDNRPHKPAVWKLSMSCASLFVIILAGIVLYRTC from the coding sequence ATGTATAAGGATTTCTACGGGCTCACCGCCAAACCTTTCAGTATCGTTCCCAATCCGGACTGTCTGTACATGACGTCAAAACATCAGTTGGCGCTCACGTATCTCCAGTATGGCATTTCGGAAAATCTGGGATTCATCCTGCTTACCGGTGAGATTGGAACGGGCAAGACCACCCTTATCCGGCACATCCTCCGTCAAATCGACATGAACATGGAAGTGGCGGTCATTTTCAACACCCAGATATCGGGCAATCAGCTCATCGAAATGATTCTGTCGGAATTCGAGCTGCCCCATGAAGCGAATGACAAATCCAAAAATCTTGATATACTGAATGATTTTCTCATCGAGAAATACGCACAAAACCGCAAGGTTGTCATTGTCATTGATGAGGCCCAAAATCTTTCCATGGAAGTCCTTGAAGAGGTTCGCATGCTCTCCAACCTGCAAAGCGAATCCAACATGCTCTTGCAGATCATGCTTGTGGGCCAACCCGAGCTCAAGGCAAAAATCAAGCGTCCCGAACTAGCCCAACTGACCCAGCGCATTGCCGTCAACTATCATCTTGGTCCCCTTTCTCGCGAGGAAGTGGGCAACTACATTGCCTTCAGGCTTGACAAGGCCGGCGGCAACCCCAACCTGTTCACCCCTCAAGCCGTTGATCTGATTCACGAATTTTCCGGGGGCATTCCCCGCGCCATCAATCTTCTTTGTGACGCAGCCCTGGTCTACGGATTTGCCGATGAACTGACTTCCATTGAACCCGCGATCATTGAACAGGTAGCTGCGGACAAGCAGGGAATAGGGATCAATTCTGTTGCCACCCCTGGCGAACCAGCCCCCCCGAATTCTCTTGCCAAAGACCAGGATGCCAGCGCATTGCTGCAGCGCATAGCCACTCTAGAACGAACAGTGGAAAAACTTTCCCTGCAGGTGCAATGGCAAATGCAGGAGCTGGAGAACAGGGCAACCTCTTTTCAGGACAAACTGATAACCACCCTCAAGGAACAATTGAAGCTGGAACGGGAAAAGGCTGATGCGTCTCAAATCCAGTACACCAGAATCAAGGAAACCTATCTGGCCCTGAAACGCACGATCCAGGCATCCCGAAAACAGGATACCCAACCGACCCCTGTGATACAGGCATCACTGGACAAGCCCAGCCCTGTGAGCCTGCCCCACCATGACCCGGCACCTCCCGACGACCCTGAAGACGACAACCGACCTCACAAACCCGCTGTCTGGAAACTGAGCATGAGCTGTGCCAGCCTTTTTGTCATCATCCTTGCCGGTATTGTTCTGTATCGAACCTGCTGA
- a CDS encoding sigma-54-dependent transcriptional regulator, with protein MGRILVIDPLQRHESFLRQHAGKDHELDYPESVDACFKALKNRGYDIVLICFDEQHAEDQKILQEVQSQLVHTPVIIFGTHLEAETIVNAVKKGVFDCIVLPTSGEKIRLVFSRAIEHRQLRDEIDYLRHDQGFVYDFNKIIAESAVMREVMATLKKFAATDATILMTGETGTGKSFLSGLVHFNSGRRTKSFITINCANIPETLLESELFGHERGAFTGADKVRVGRLEQGNGGTVFLDEIGEMVPSLQAKLLRVLEEKSFERLGGNRTIVSDVRIIAATNRELEDLIHHGSFRQDLYYRLNVLRIHLPPLRERKDCIVPLAQYMLDKIVRDLKKKIVGFAPDVLDAFLAYPWPGNLRQLKNVIERAAILEDTDHIRMQNIVLSEKNALGVTRMQHSSADVKQQESVPTLKDLEREVILDALEQNGWVQKKAAERLGVSPRALNYKIKKFGITHRSWPRHR; from the coding sequence ATGGGAAGAATTCTAGTCATAGATCCATTACAGCGTCATGAATCCTTTTTGCGTCAGCATGCAGGCAAGGATCATGAACTGGATTATCCGGAATCGGTTGATGCCTGCTTCAAGGCCTTGAAAAACCGAGGCTATGATATTGTTCTCATTTGTTTTGACGAGCAGCATGCTGAGGACCAGAAGATCCTGCAGGAGGTTCAATCCCAGTTGGTCCATACCCCTGTGATCATTTTTGGTACTCACCTGGAGGCAGAAACCATTGTCAATGCCGTGAAGAAAGGTGTCTTTGATTGCATTGTCCTGCCCACCTCGGGTGAAAAAATCAGATTGGTGTTTTCCAGGGCCATTGAGCACCGTCAGCTTCGAGACGAGATTGACTATTTAAGGCATGACCAGGGATTTGTATACGATTTCAATAAGATAATTGCTGAAAGCGCGGTCATGCGCGAGGTGATGGCCACCCTTAAAAAATTTGCCGCAACAGACGCAACCATTCTCATGACCGGGGAAACCGGAACCGGCAAAAGTTTTTTGTCTGGTTTGGTGCATTTCAACAGCGGGCGCCGGACCAAGTCATTCATTACCATCAATTGTGCCAACATCCCGGAAACGTTGCTGGAAAGCGAATTGTTCGGTCATGAACGCGGAGCATTTACCGGAGCTGACAAGGTGCGCGTTGGGCGGCTGGAGCAGGGAAACGGGGGTACAGTTTTTCTGGACGAAATTGGGGAAATGGTTCCCTCGTTGCAAGCCAAGCTGCTTCGTGTGCTTGAGGAGAAAAGTTTTGAACGTCTCGGGGGGAACCGAACCATTGTTTCGGATGTCAGGATCATAGCAGCAACCAACCGTGAGTTGGAAGATTTGATACACCATGGTTCCTTTCGCCAGGACTTGTATTACAGGTTGAATGTTTTGCGCATCCATCTGCCGCCCCTGCGGGAGAGAAAGGATTGTATTGTTCCTCTTGCCCAATACATGCTGGACAAGATAGTGCGCGACTTGAAAAAAAAGATTGTTGGATTTGCTCCTGATGTTCTGGATGCCTTTCTTGCCTATCCCTGGCCCGGGAATCTGCGCCAGTTGAAGAATGTGATCGAACGCGCGGCCATTTTGGAGGATACGGATCATATTCGTATGCAAAATATCGTACTTTCGGAAAAAAATGCCCTTGGGGTCACGAGGATGCAGCACTCCAGTGCCGACGTTAAACAGCAGGAATCTGTCCCCACGCTCAAGGATTTGGAGCGGGAGGTTATTCTTGATGCCCTTGAGCAAAACGGGTGGGTTCAGAAAAAGGCAGCCGAGCGGCTGGGGGTGAGTCCGCGGGCCCTCAATTACAAGATCAAGAAGTTCGGGATCACGCACCGATCATGGCCGAGACATCGGTGA